ctgctcgcttctcggTGCCCGCTGCGGCATAGGTCGACAAGATAGCATCGAGTGTTCAACTATGCGGttaatttgaaactgagcccCAAAGAACCGTAATTCGGCAAAACTTGGGGTCGTATGGTTAGGGTCGTACACTATGTATATAAACGAATTCATTGGTCGGCTGCAGTTCAACTTTCGACGCGTAACGGACAAGAAACATGAGAGACTTCAGTATACGGAGCATATTAGCAAACACGATTGCAATTGGTGACGAATACGAAAATTGTCAATCTCGAAAGAACGATGAAATGGACGAAACGACCGATTCGGGAATTAGTGCGACGAGAATGTGTTCGACAAGACAAAAACATCATCTGCCCACAGAAAATCGGCCTGATGATTTTAAAATGATGAATTTAAGAAAGAATAGTGACATTGACACGCAACGGTTTTTAAATGGGCAAATTATTTACGAATGCAGTCAACGAAATGACAAGTCACCAAACAATTCTAATGATCATTTTGATACCGATACTGACGGGAAACAAGTGAGCAACGACTTACGCAAATTCTTGGAACGCGTTCCTCAAAACAAATTTCATTCCAATCAGGTTAATGATGAAATTATTAACGTGGAAGTTGAAGCGCCTGGCAAGGCAAGGTCGAAGAGATATTTCTTTACGGAGTTCAACTTGAGTGGCAAGTGCGTGAACAATAATTTGTCGAATGAACAGCAAAGAAGGAACTCCGCGCGAACATTGggaacaaataataaaataaaatgtgaaACGCATCGTGGAAGACGCGATCATTGGCAGATAAATCGGTCGAATGAAAACCGTGGCAGCAAACTGCTAGGTCAACCGAGAGAACAATCGGGTCATTTGATAATCGACGCGAAGAGTGATTGTTTATCGTCGAATATTCCGAAGAACAATCAGCACGAACTTTTCAAAGGTGATACAGAAAGTCTGCAGGTGCTTCAAAACAAATTCAAGTGGCTTCACTGCACGAGATACAAACCACCGACAGTTCCTAGAAAATCGAGATCCGACAAGCACAAAAGACGAGATGGCCTGCAGCCTCGTATACCGATTTCAATGTTCCAACTTGACATTCTTGAACGAAAATATTGCAACGGCGCTTATCTCTCGAGAAACGACTTACTCGAACTTTCGTCCACTTTGAAACTTCCTCCTAAAAAGGTAACACACCTCAAACAAAAGGATTTTATaacatttattttctttttcctaTTCTTTTCAAATGCCACCCTGTTATTTTTGTTAAACTTGGCGAGGGAGACTGTGAACTGTTGATGCATTCGGGATAAAAAGATCGTGTTgccgaagctaaataataattCGGCTATCGTTCCCTGCATCTGGAATCAGAGAAAAGAAGTCCATTAGagaaatatagtataaatagagagagaaaataattttcctgggaatattttttattcatgaATAATAGAAGAATTCATTATAATACTATGTTACTATATGTATTACAGTTAACTACAGAGCAGTTTTGAAAGAATGTTAATATtcgaatgcattttttaaattttcgttagagGCTTAGACAAAACAGTTGAAAAATATgacctttttatttttttttttgccattccaagtaatagcaaaattttaaaaaagtattatagCCATTGTCTACTAGGCTGATGcatctattatctaaaaaagattcaagtcatttagtccaattttaaaaaaagttacacCAGTTTTCAAGTTTTTCTATCCAAGTATATGCTCGCTACTGTATGCCAATGAAAACATTTCTTGTGTCCAGAAAATTTGTGTCCAAAAGtgtccattattattattatttatacgttGGTTGCACGAATACAGCTGAGAGATGTTTTCTACGGCTATTAACATTTTATTCTCatcttttttgtatttttaaacGATGTAAAAAAAAACTGCTTTGtagatacatgtaatatacatagttcatactatgtatatataatatactattcaCTATTATTAgtgaattttattaattatacataaaaaatatacttCGGAAAATTGTCTTTTTTTCTTGTTCGTACTACATTTTCATAATGTACGAATACGACTTGTTTTTGAACTCAAAACcaattttttttcttatttcaatCAGAAAATCAATGTGATCTCGTGAAACATGTAAACTGTTTCAAATCTATTGTATAATCAAGTATACTTAAGATCCAATGTAAATATTACTAGCTACAgtttttttcacaaatatctcggaaactaaaAGATAACGACGTTTTTCGCAAAGGAGAGAGTTGTTCAAAATGTAAAATGTTGGAATTCTGTATTAAATATTTAGAGTGTAAAAGGTCTAAATATAACTGTAGAAAACAGTATGTTTTGTGACTATTCTATTCTGACTATCTCTCTATTACTAAACAGTGATGCAcacaaaatataatacaaaagatAGTAAAACAAGATACAATAATTCTCGTAATCGTATGCCAAAGCCGTAAGTCGTATTCGTTATCCGTATCATCCTTTTATGGATGCGCTGATCAACCATCGAATTTGGCTGTTTGATCCGATCAGCGCCTAACGCCCGTCGATCGTCCTAGCAGCGTCGCGATGTTTAGATCGCGACGCTCTGTATGCACGCACACGTATGTCACGTGAGATTAACGCTCGGGAGTCCGCGAGCACCGATTAGAAATAGATTAGAAATAGACATAGATTAGAAATAGGTATACGTATATACACGAAATTAGACGACCGAATTTCAATGTCTGTTGAACATAAATTTTTTTGTTTCGAAGAGTTGTCAAGTTGATGTTAACGAAGGGcgcaagtaactttttccttagcgccaggcggccgagctcgtctctcattggtcagggtttttcgttaattactcgtaaacaaagctgcggattgcatttgcactgagttaaaaattacttcaaatggccttaGGAATCCTTCATTTCCCGATTTTAagtaacttttgggacaccctgtatttaacATTTGTCAATTTTACGAATATCTGCATGCAACCCGACATAAAAAAACGATAATTCATTATAAACATATCATCTTAAAATTCGGAAAAAGAATTGGCATAACAGTAACCTATTTTATAACCTTTCTTTAAATTA
This window of the Megalopta genalis isolate 19385.01 unplaced genomic scaffold, iyMegGena1_principal scaffold0026, whole genome shotgun sequence genome carries:
- the LOC117224493 gene encoding uncharacterized protein LOC117224493, which translates into the protein MRDFSIRSILANTIAIGDEYENCQSRKNDEMDETTDSGISATRMCSTRQKHHLPTENRPDDFKMMNLRKNSDIDTQRFLNGQIIYECSQRNDKSPNNSNDHFDTDTDGKQVSNDLRKFLERVPQNKFHSNQVNDEIINVEVEAPGKARSKRYFFTEFNLSGKCVNNNLSNEQQRRNSARTLGTNNKIKCETHRGRRDHWQINRSNENRGSKLLGQPREQSGHLIIDAKSDCLSSNIPKNNQHELFKGDTESLQVLQNKFKWLHCTRYKPPTVPRKSRSDKHKRRDGLQPRIPISMFQLDILERKYCNGAYLSRNDLLELSSTLKLPPKKLTTEQF